The window CACCTCCTGTGAGTCAGGCAGGTCTCTACTTACTCTGTGAGTGGATTGTGCTCCGTCTGTACCCTGGAAAACCGCTGAGTTGGTCGCTGTTCGTTCTGGCAGGCGTGTTAAACAGCTCCATGGACACGGGTCGTGCAGAATGAGCATTGGAGAGGTTTGGGTGGGAGCGAGCTGAGGCCAGACTGTAGAAGGTCTCATCACCTTCACTGCAGCCTGGGGTTTTCTGCAGATCAGAGACCGACAATGATTTATGGCTACCATGACACTGCAGTGAGAGTGTGGGGACAATTTGAAAGGACGACCTAAAACATTTGGGCTTTGCATTTTTACACTCCATAGTTGAAAATCCTCTTAGTTTGGTGGTTAAAAACTAGGCCAACAATGTCTTagttaaagtattttttaaaacaaatgaagaaattAGTCACAGAGCCCAAAATGTATGTACAGCTGAAACCTTCAAACTGCACAAAGACTTCAGTAAACAACATTTGAGAAAGAGTGAGACACAAACCAAAAATTATTAccaataataatttaaaaaggtACAGTGATTGTTCAAAGTCTTCAACTGTGTGTACTATTGTGAACATGCAAAATACGCAGAGTGCAGGTGAGTTTCCGCCACCTTGGTCATGGTGATGTTGATAACCTGAGTGGTCCTGCGTCGTTTGACAGACGAACTTGGATTTTTTCGGGCTGAATCCAGCTCcattttgttctctgtgctgGTCCTGGGTGACGAAGAAGTAGGATATCAGAGTATGCAGGAAAAGCAGTACATGTAATGCTTACATTATAAGTATTACATTGTTTATTTAGGGAAcactaaactttatttttaaatactatCCAATAATGAGCTCGATAGGAGCCATTTcttatagatatatatattcTTATAGCCGTttattttagatattttaaaTTACATCATAGGAGTTCCATCATTTTAACTTCCAGCAATCATACATGTGTTTATGCTAGATGACAGAAGGCTTCCACATTAAGTATAAAAACTGACTGGACTGACTTTGACATCTTGATTCACCACAAATCAGAAAAATCTCACAGGAATACAACAAGAAAAGCAGCTGATTTTTCTAAATGTATGTGAGGACATACTGACAATGTAATGTGGGGCACAGAAGGttgaaaaaaacttcaaagACATCTACAATTCTTCACCCCTACACCCACTATTATGTGGAATACCACAATTGTCACCACTGTTCTGAAATACCTGTTAATCTGTCTGGTGTTTATAGGTGTGAAGTAGAGTGTTTCCAGTGACTCAGCCTGTAGACCCCGTCGTTTGGCTGCCAAACGCTCTGAACTGCGAACAAGTGGTGTGCTTGATTCATCAGGTGCTGAAAGTTTCCTGCACAGGTAAGAAACACAGTGTTGTGCAAAATCTCAATCCCAAATGCGGTTTTAAGCCACAGAGCAGCACTTTAGAGAGCTGGCGGACCTTCAAAATACGCATGAAACCGATATTGGATATCTTATCTGAGAGGAACATTACCTTGTGTTGTTCAGAGAGTCTTCCAGAGAGCTCTGGTCCAGGCTGTCAGAGCTCATGGTCCTCTTCACCTTACTTTGAATACTTAAGCGTGTGTTGGGAACATCCGAGTAACACGCCTCAGTTGCACTTCCTTCTCTACCATGAATCTTATTCTGTACTCGCAGGTTATGGTCAGCAAAGGACAGCTAAAGGTGAGCAAACGCAGAGAGAGATCAGGGTTAAATGTGTGCAGAAATCCTTGAACTCAACAAATatcctttatttttcttaccGTAATCTCATACTTCAAAACATAATACCAACCTGTACCTTCAAACTGGCCACCGTGTTCAAAAGTTCTTTCTCCTTGGTTTGGGCCTTCTCCAAATCTCGATGAAGTAGCTTATTCTCCATGGCGAGAGTCTTTACTTCACTCTCTTTAACCTCTAAGGAATTCTTGAGTTCAGCCACCTCCTGTTGGCTTTCCTGGAGAAGCAGCTTCTTGCTATTGTAATGACTCACCGCTTTCTCCATCTGTGGCATTGTGATAATTAAACAGTTATCTTTGTGTTAATATCTCAGTCCAAACGACTCATTTGACACCAAACATAAAACAATTTGAAATGTACAGAGATACAAGTAGTGAAGctgcactgtgttgtgttttgtgggGACTGTttgtgatcacaccaacctgTGCCTTGTAGTGTTCTGCGGCCTCTGATTTCACCGAGAGCTGCTCCTGCAGGTCTCTTTTTTGCATGTCAGTTTCTTCagcttttcctttctcttgcAGGAGTTTCTCCTTCTCCATTTTCAGTACTTCCAGCTCGTGCTCCAGTGCAGATTCCAGTTTACGGGAAGCCgtgttctctttctctatggCCTTCTTGGCTTGAGCAAGTCTCTCCTTCTCAAAGGCCATGGCTTCAAGTTGTTTCTCCAGAGCTGTCTGATCTTTTTCCGCCTGATGTATCCTGGCCACGAGTACTTCTTTTTCCTGAACAAGAGCCTCGTTCTCTTTGAGAGTGGCAACCTGCAACTCCTGTACCGTGTCTTTCAATCTGAGGTCGGCAGCATGTGTCTCTTTGAGTTGGTTCAGGTTTGCATTCACTgagatgagctgctgctggaggaggtcTGTCTGCTCAGCGGACTCCTGTTGAGTTTGAACTAACATCTGCTCCTTAGCCAGAAGTTTCACAGAAATGTTCTTCACTTCCCCTTTCAGATCCTGGATCTCATGTTTAAGAGCATCTGTCTGTTTGGAGCTCTCCTCCTTTATCTCAGCCAAAATTCTCTCATTGGCTTCAGCTTCCACTTTTGCTTTTTGTACCAAGTTAGCTTGGGCAGCGACCTCCTCTCTGAGAGTGTTGAGACCTTGGTCTTTATCAGCTATGAGTGTGTTGACGGCAGACAACTCTGTCTGGAGGATCTGCAGCTTCTCTTCAGCCTTGAGGAGGAggctttctttctcactctgagATTCTTTTAGCTTTTGAATCTCTTCTTCACGTGAGTAGATCTTTTCCTGCAGAATCTCAACTTGTTGAACTTTCTCCCGTAGACTTTGGAGTGCTTCcctctgctgattattttcttgctGTTGTTGAGCAAACAGATCTTCCTTGCATTGCAGATCTTCCTCAGCGTTCCTCAGTGAGGAACCAAGAGTCTCCACTTGTTGCTTCAAACTTTGGATCTCTAGATTTAGTAAATCCGACTGATCTGAGCTGTTAGTCTTCAACAGCATCATCTGTTCCTCTTTAGCCTTGATCTCCTCCCGTAGCCCTCTCATCTGCTCCTCAGAGGTTGTCATCATGTTTTCAAATTTATCTTTTTCCTGAGAAATCTCCAATTCCTTTTGAGCCAGCAGGTTTTCTTTAGCCTGAACCTGCTCTGTTGCAGTCTTCAGCAACTCACTCAAACTTTCCACTTGATCCTTCAGAGTTTGGATCTCACTTTGTAGCACTTCTGACTCCTTGCAGCTTTCGACCTTTAACATGTTCATCTCAGCCTCTTTGGTTTGGATGTCCTCCCTCAGCTGATTTACCTCCTCCTCAAGGTGTGCACGGTGCTTTCTAAGAGCCTCAATCTGCAAAGTGCTTTCCTGCTCCTGCTTGGCCATCAAATCTTCTTTAGCTTGAACCTGATCTTTGGCGACCTCAAGTGCGTTGctcatgttttttatttgttgattcaGACCTTCAATCTCCTGCTGTAGTAACTCAGAGTGTGTAGAAGTCTCAGTCTTCAGCTGAGCCAACTGTTCCTCCTTGGCATGAATCTCTGCATTTAGTCTTTTCACCTCATCTTGAGACGCTACCATCTCTGCCTGCAGTGTCTCCATGTGCTGTGTGTCCTGTAATTGCTGTTTGGCAAACAGATTTTCCTTGGATTGCAAAGTCTCCTCAGCAGACCTCAGTGAGGAACTAAGATGCTCCACCTGTCTCTTTAAATCTCCAATCTCTTGATGTAGTAGCTCTGACTGTTCTGAACTTTGATTTTTCAACATGTTGATCTGTTCCTCCTTAGCTTGGATCCCCTCCTTCATGCTCCGTATCCTATCTTCAGAAGCAGACAGTTCTTGCTGCAGAAGCTCCTTCTGATGAGCACTCTCCTGCTCTTGGGTGTCAAGCAAAACTTGTTGGGTCTGAACTTTCTCCTCAGCCTTAATGAGACAGTCAGCCATAGTATCTAGTTGGTTTTTTAGACACCCAATCTCTTGCTGTAGCTTGTCAGAATGTATGAAGCCCTCTTCTTTTAGTGCTCCCAGTTGTTCCTCTTTAGCTTGGACCTCGTCCCTAAGCCTTTGCATCTCCTCTTCAGAGGTTGTCATCATGTTTTGAAATTTATCTTTTTCCTGAGAAATCTCCAATTCCTTTTGAGCCAGCAGGTTTTCTTTAGCCTGAACCTGCTCTGTTGAAGATTTCAGCGACTCACTCAAACTTTCCACTTGATCCTTCAGAGTCTGGATCTCACTCTGTAGCACTTCTGACTCCTTGCAGCTTTCGACCTTTAACATGTTCACCTCAGCCTCTTTGGTTTGGATGTCCTCCCTCAGCTGATTTACCTCCTCCTCAAGGTCTACGCGGTGCTTTCTAAGAGCCTCAATCTGCAAGGTGCTTTCCTGCTCCTGCTTGGCCATCAAATCTTCTTTAGCTTGAACCTGATCTTTGGCGACCTCAAGTGAGTTGCTcatgctttttatttgttgattcaGACCTTCAATCTCCTGCTGTAGTAACTCAGAGTGTGTAGAAGTCTCAGTCTTCAGCTGAGCCAACTGTTCCTCCTTGGCATGAATCTCTGCATTTAGTCTTTTCACCTCCTCTTGAGACGCTACCATCTCTGCCTGCAGTGTCTCCATGTGCTGGGTGTTCTGTAATTGCTGTTTGGCAAACAGATTTTCCTTGGATTGCAAAGTCTCCTCAGCAGACCTCAGTGAGGAACTAAGATGCTCCACTTGTTTCTTTAAATCTCCAATCTCTTGATGTAGTAGTTCTGACTGTTCTGAACTTTGACTTTTCAACGTGTTGATCTGTTCCTCCTTAGCTTGGATCTCCTCCTTCATGCTCCTTACCATGTCTTCAGAAGAAGACAGTTGTTGCTGCAGAAGCTCCTTCTGATGAGCACTCTCCTGCTCCTGGGTGCTAAGTAAAACTAGCTGGGTCTGAACTTGTTCCTCAGCCTTTCTAAGAGAGTCATTAAGACTTTCTACTTGGCCTTTCAGACCTTTAATCTCTTGCTCTAGCAATTCAGACTGCTGAGAGCTGTCATTCTTTAACACAACCAGCTGATCATTTCTGACCTGTATCTCTGCATTTAGCTTCTGAATCTCCTCTGCACAGGTTAAAAGCTGCTGTTGGAGTAGCTCTCTTTCTTGGATATTCTCTTGTTGGGTTTTCGCCAGTAGTTCTTGCTTATGTTGAATTTCCTGCTCAGCCTGTTTGAGAGACGAGTTAAGTTCTCCCACCTGGACTGTTAAAGTCTCGATTTTATCTTGAAGAATTTCTTGCTCATTTGACTTCTCCAGAACTAATTTGGCAAGCGTTTCCTCTTTGGCTTGAATTtcatctttgacttttttggtttcatttgaaaGAACATCTACTTCTTCTTTGAGACTGTTAATTTGTTGGTCTTTATCAACCAAGAGAGAACTGATAGCAGATAACTTTGTCTCAAGATCTTTCACGCTTTCTTCAGTCTGGATGAGAAggtcttccttctctttcttaatttctttcagtttttcaacTTCTTGTACACAAGCAGAAATATGTGCTTGTAGTCTGGTCATCTGCTCCGTTTTCTGCTGCTCAACTTGCTCAAGCTGAAGCTTGAGATCCTGGATCTCTTGTTGAAGGACTGCCCTCTGCTCTGTGATCTCCTTTTGCAGCTTGTCCAACATTTCATCCTTAGTTTGAATCAGTTCTTCAGTTTGGGATTTCTGTTGCTTCAGGAGCTCTTTCTGCTGAGTAATTTCTTGTTGGTACTCTGCCAGCTGATGTGTTTTAGCCTGAATCTCCACCTCAGCCTTTTTCAGGGAGCAAAATGTGTTCTCCAGCTCATTCTTCAGACTGCTGATCTCAGTCTCCAGCATTTCTCTCtggtaagaaaagaaaagaaaagaagacaattaGAAACCTCTAAtccaaaatagattttttttaaaaatagaacaTGGGGGCTATATATTTGATTATCAAACTAACATTTCTGAATTCAGTCTGATAACACAGTAACAACAACAGAGGTACGTGCTATACCTCCATAACAGGCCCCATATTCTCTCCAACTTCTTCCATAGTGGCCTTGCTTATTTCATCTTCCAAACAGGAAATCTTCCCCTGGAGGATCTGAATTTGTTCAGTCAGGAGCTCCTGAGAAACAAAGGAGTATAACATAATACATCAAAAATCCTTTTATCCTCAAAAGTCAAACTAACATCAACCTGTCAGACCAGTGGAACGATTAAAGGAATGATGATTCCCCTGCACATGAATGAGTGCAGGAAGAAAGAGTCCTGAGACGGTATTACATGACAAGTAACTATTTCATAGTGTTTTTGTTCATAGTGTACAAGTGATAACATATGATTGATGtataaacacttaaaaacagTTACTAAACATCTTCTGTTGTAAGGATATACGTTACCTTTTGAGCAGTAGCTTGGGTGAGCTCTGACTGTAGGTGGCTAGTTTTGCTTTGCCACTCCTCCTGAGCTGATGCTTGGGTTTCTGTCAGCCTGCCAACTTCTGCCTCAAAGATGCTCAGCTGTGAACACACTGCCCTCACCTGggaaaacattaaaagaaaGCCTTTACAGTACTTATTCAGTGGAAGTTTCAGCCTCAACATTGACACCTGACTGTGCAACGTGAAAGTGTTGCTACAAACCCTCTGAGAATTGGCACCGCCAgcatatttacatttcagtttcaggATACGTTTGCTCATGCTGATGTTTTCAAGGATATGAGGAATGTGAGACTGCTAATGACAAAGATTCATTCACAGCAAGACTGcatttaacaaaaaagaaacttagCAAGTGTCATTACCTGGGAAGAGAGAACACCATTTTCTTCTGTCAGCTCATCCACTTTACGCTCCATAAGTGAGGAAGTACTCTTGAGGTCTCTATTTTGCTTTAACATCTCATTAAGACGCATTTGTAAActaagacaaataaaaaaaaaaggaaagcggTTTCATAAGTCACTTTTCCACCAAACTCTTAATGTTTTGGACATGTTTAGGTatgtaataaatattttcttgttCATACAAAAAGTGAGACATTGTTAGAGATTTTATTGATGCATGAGATGTGCTATATAATAGCATAAAGCTGCAATAAAATGTATACCTTTAATTCCCATTCATATATGGCCAAAATATTTCTGTAGCCTgaacaaaataacattttgtaGCTTATAGCTGACAAACTCATCAATCTTGGGAAGTGTCACAACCTGTAGAAGGTAATACTTTCCACTAACTCAAGTTGAACAAATATCTCTGTCGTAAAAAGGTGTCACTATTGTTATGGATTAATAAATAGGGTTTacttacagtttaaaaaaaaaaaaaagaaaaacctgggTGTCCAGGGTACTTACCCATTGTTCTTGGTTTCAAGATCATTTATTTGTTCCCTGATAACCTGCTCCTGATCACCTTGCTCTTCTTTCAGCTTATCCAGGCGATACTGCAACTGGTTAATGTGAGACTCTGAAGAAAATAAGAGAGCAGAGTTTAATCTGATGATAAGagccaaaacacaaatgaaaagccAGACAATATCATTATGCAGAACACATCTAGTTAAGTACAGTGAACCCTCAGTAACACTTTGACAAAACAGCAAGTTTGTTAAGCATCAGACGTAAAGGAATCAAAGGCAATGAAAGCACAAAAAGTCTGACCTACtccaaaaagacaaatttataATCATATATAAATACTTAAATGTTGTACCTCTCTGTGCAATGAGCGCAAGCTTGCTGGCCAGCTCCCTCTCCAGTCCATCTCTGTAGTCTCTCTCCTTGATCATCTGTCGTTGCATCTTCCTCATCTGAAATTTAGGTGTGTTCATAATATCCTGCAGAGGAGACTTGCTGTGGAAATAAAAGCAGATCAGCCAAAGTAAATAATTATGATCAAAATGTTAATATCCCATGGACTTTGGATAAGGAGTGATTTATATATGGCATGTGGAGTAGACAGAGTTTTAATGTTCTGATGATCTGCAACCCCACAAAGTTAATCATTTTGTTATGGTGTGAAAACAAATAACTTAATTACTGAACGTTTAGCAAGGTGTGGTAAATTAAACTGCTTGCTGCTATGTTCATATAAAGCCCAAATATAGGCTTTCATCACCAAGAATACAAAACAAAGCTGCTTTCACTTATTATTCTTTCGGGCTAAAGGTCCTTCAGTGGAGACAAACAGCTAATTAAGCGGAAAAATAACTAATTATCCCAAAC of the Toxotes jaculatrix isolate fToxJac2 chromosome 9, fToxJac2.pri, whole genome shotgun sequence genome contains:
- the numa1 gene encoding nuclear mitotic apparatus protein 1 isoform X1, which encodes MTINLGVKALLGWVNSIKLSDREMTIDDLQDGTVLLKVVYMLKKELNICFSHSIEDRFKLIADFLERDCRFSSAKGTSPSWDNIRDGSNLTVEIAKVLLLLVYHDMMNDRCTLSMLECDVEREIANLTGSFVMESEGYVYLSNGLDAYLARRHLPVSREIFERSATTSTSNVSTLSSLSDDESPVFHRTQKITFVDMQTVASSSVSKSPLQDIMNTPKFQMRKMQRQMIKERDYRDGLERELASKLALIAQRESHINQLQYRLDKLKEEQGDQEQVIREQINDLETKNNGLQMRLNEMLKQNRDLKSTSSLMERKVDELTEENGVLSSQVRAVCSQLSIFEAEVGRLTETQASAQEEWQSKTSHLQSELTQATAQKELLTEQIQILQGKISCLEDEISKATMEEVGENMGPVMEREMLETEISSLKNELENTFCSLKKAEVEIQAKTHQLAEYQQEITQQKELLKQQKSQTEELIQTKDEMLDKLQKEITEQRAVLQQEIQDLKLQLEQVEQQKTEQMTRLQAHISACVQEVEKLKEIKKEKEDLLIQTEESVKDLETKLSAISSLLVDKDQQINSLKEEVDVLSNETKKVKDEIQAKEETLAKLVLEKSNEQEILQDKIETLTVQVGELNSSLKQAEQEIQHKQELLAKTQQENIQERELLQQQLLTCAEEIQKLNAEIQVRNDQLVVLKNDSSQQSELLEQEIKGLKGQVESLNDSLRKAEEQVQTQLVLLSTQEQESAHQKELLQQQLSSSEDMVRSMKEEIQAKEEQINTLKSQSSEQSELLHQEIGDLKKQVEHLSSSLRSAEETLQSKENLFAKQQLQNTQHMETLQAEMVASQEEVKRLNAEIHAKEEQLAQLKTETSTHSELLQQEIEGLNQQIKSMSNSLEVAKDQVQAKEDLMAKQEQESTLQIEALRKHRVDLEEEVNQLREDIQTKEAEVNMLKVESCKESEVLQSEIQTLKDQVESLSESLKSSTEQVQAKENLLAQKELEISQEKDKFQNMMTTSEEEMQRLRDEVQAKEEQLGALKEEGFIHSDKLQQEIGCLKNQLDTMADCLIKAEEKVQTQQVLLDTQEQESAHQKELLQQELSASEDRIRSMKEGIQAKEEQINMLKNQSSEQSELLHQEIGDLKRQVEHLSSSLRSAEETLQSKENLFAKQQLQDTQHMETLQAEMVASQDEVKRLNAEIHAKEEQLAQLKTETSTHSELLQQEIEGLNQQIKNMSNALEVAKDQVQAKEDLMAKQEQESTLQIEALRKHRAHLEEEVNQLREDIQTKEAEMNMLKVESCKESEVLQSEIQTLKDQVESLSELLKTATEQVQAKENLLAQKELEISQEKDKFENMMTTSEEQMRGLREEIKAKEEQMMLLKTNSSDQSDLLNLEIQSLKQQVETLGSSLRNAEEDLQCKEDLFAQQQQENNQQREALQSLREKVQQVEILQEKIYSREEEIQKLKESQSEKESLLLKAEEKLQILQTELSAVNTLIADKDQGLNTLREEVAAQANLVQKAKVEAEANERILAEIKEESSKQTDALKHEIQDLKGEVKNISVKLLAKEQMLVQTQQESAEQTDLLQQQLISVNANLNQLKETHAADLRLKDTVQELQVATLKENEALVQEKEVLVARIHQAEKDQTALEKQLEAMAFEKERLAQAKKAIEKENTASRKLESALEHELEVLKMEKEKLLQEKGKAEETDMQKRDLQEQLSVKSEAAEHYKAQMEKAVSHYNSKKLLLQESQQEVAELKNSLEVKESEVKTLAMENKLLHRDLEKAQTKEKELLNTVASLKVQLSFADHNLRVQNKIHGREGSATEACYSDVPNTRLSIQSKVKRTMSSDSLDQSSLEDSLNNTRKLSAPDESSTPLVRSSERLAAKRRGLQAESLETLYFTPINTRQINRTSTENKMELDSARKNPSSSVKRRRTTQVINITMTKKTPGCSEGDETFYSLASARSHPNLSNAHSARPVSMELFNTPARTNSDQLSGFPGYRRSTIHSQTTSTFCVGAENEPDVGPEDWMRIAELQHRNKACLPHLKSSYPVESETGHSGAFIFTDEDVRTGDPSDTIRRASTMPGQLQDSLVSHRQSLMVGQLGAAAGTRSHRLSLMPGQLPSKTVSSSQLRSPKGTKRSSSTLSIYQTSPEKKVKASCFPRPLTPKNKNLNSGSSSSQFLSIPSPAERRQSMAFTIDNTPKNNNYLKKGLNKLRSSTRKSPGKSSKKSPAQTTARKCQENVSSVNSRAGVGRTSRAGSFKSPQVTTKGQRKSPQTTSRAAKSPGLTASARKKPVSVNGENLAGSIKRLIKKEF
- the numa1 gene encoding nuclear mitotic apparatus protein 1 isoform X3, with protein sequence MTINLGVKALLGWVNSIKLSDREMTIDDLQDGTVLLKVVYMLKKELNICFSHSIEDRFKLIADFLERDCRFSSAKGTSPSWDNIRDGSNLTVEIAKVLLLLVYHDMMNDRCTLSMLECDVEREIANLTGSFVMESEGYVYLSNGLDAYLARRHLPVSREIFERSATTSTSNVSTLSSLSDDESPVFHRTQKITFVDMQTVASSSVSKSPLQDIMNTPKFQMRKMQRQMIKERDYRDGLERELASKLALIAQRESHINQLQYRLDKLKEEQGDQEQVIREQINDLETKNNGLQMRLNEMLKQNRDLKSTSSLMERKVDELTEENGVLSSQVRAVCSQLSIFEAEVGRLTETQASAQEEWQSKTSHLQSELTQATAQKELLTEQIQILQGKISCLEDEISKATMEEVGENMGPVMEREMLETEISSLKNELENTFCSLKKAEVEIQAKTHQLAEYQQEITQQKELLKQQKSQTEELIQTKDEMLDKLQKEITEQRAVLQQEIQDLKLQLEQVEQQKTEQMTRLQAHISACVQEVEKLKEIKKEKEDLLIQTEESVKDLETKLSAISSLLVDKDQQINSLKEEVDVLSNETKKVKDEIQAKEETLAKLVLEKSNEQEILQDKIETLTVQVGELNSSLKQAEQEIQHKQELLAKTQQENIQERELLQQQLLTCAEEIQKLNAEIQVRNDQLVVLKNDSSQQSELLEQEIKGLKGQVESLNDSLRKAEEQVQTQLVLLSTQEQESAHQKELLQQQLSSSEDMVRSMKEEIQAKEEQINTLKSQSSEQSELLHQEIGDLKKQVEHLSSSLRSAEETLQSKENLFAKQQLQNTQHMETLQAEMVASQEEVKRLNAEIHAKEEQLAQLKTETSTHSELLQQEIEGLNQQIKSMSNSLEVAKDQVQAKEDLMAKQEQESTLQIEALRKHRVDLEEEVNQLREDIQTKEAEVNMLKVESCKESEVLQSEIQTLKDQVESLSESLKSSTEQVQAKENLLAQKELEISQEKDKFQNMMTTSEEEMQRLRDEVQAKEEQLGALKEEGFIHSDKLQQEIGCLKNQLDTMADCLIKAEEKVQTQQVLLDTQEQESAHQKELLQQELSASEDRIRSMKEGIQAKEEQINMLKNQSSEQSELLHQEIGDLKRQVEHLSSSLRSAEETLQSKENLFAKQQLQDTQHMETLQAEMVASQDEVKRLNAEIHAKEEQLAQLKTETSTHSELLQQEIEGLNQQIKNMSNALEVAKDQVQAKEDLMAKQEQESTLQIEALRKHRAHLEEEVNQLREDIQTKEAEMNMLKVESCKESEVLQSEIQTLKDQVESLSELLKTATEQVQAKENLLAQKELEISQEKDKFENMMTTSEEQMRGLREEIKAKEEQMMLLKTNSSDQSDLLNLEIQSLKQQVETLGSSLRNAEEDLQCKEDLFAQQQQENNQQREALQSLREKVQQVEILQEKIYSREEEIQKLKESQSEKESLLLKAEEKLQILQTELSAVNTLIADKDQGLNTLREEVAAQANLVQKAKVEAEANERILAEIKEESSKQTDALKHEIQDLKGEVKNISVKLLAKEQMLVQTQQESAEQTDLLQQQLISVNANLNQLKETHAADLRLKDTVQELQVATLKENEALVQEKEVLVARIHQAEKDQTALEKQLEAMAFEKERLAQAKKAIEKENTASRKLESALEHELEVLKMEKEKLLQEKGKAEETDMQKRDLQEQLSVKSEAAEHYKAQMEKAVSHYNSKKLLLQESQQEVAELKNSLEVKESEVKTLAMENKLLHRDLEKAQTKEKELLNTVASLKVQLSFADHNLRVQNKIHGREGSATEACYSDVPNTRLSIQSKVKRTMSSDSLDQSSLEDSLNNTRKLSAPDESSTPLVRSSERLAAKRRGLQAESLETLYFTPINTRQINRTSTENKMELDSARKNPSSSVKRRRTTQVINITMTKKTPGCSEGDETFYSLASARSHPNLSNAHSARPVSMELFNTPARTNSDQLSGFPGYRRSTIHSQTTSTFCVGAENEPDVGPEDWMRIAELQHRNKACLPHLKSSYPVESETGHSGAFIFTDEDVRTGDPSDTIRRASTMPGQLQDSLVSHRQSLMVGQLGAAAGTRSHRLSLMPGQLPSKTVSSSQLRSPKGTKRSSSTLSIYQTSPEKKVKASCFPRPLTPKNKNLNSGSSSSQFLSIPSPAERRQSMAFTIDNTPKNNNYLKKGLNKLRSSTRKSPGKSSKKSPAQTTARKCQENVSSVNSRAGVGRTSRAGSFKSPQVTTKGQRKSPQTTSRAAKSPGLTASARKMMRRMKV
- the numa1 gene encoding nuclear mitotic apparatus protein 1 isoform X2, with the translated sequence MTINLGVKALLGWVNSIKLSDREMTIDDLQDGTVLLKVVYMLKKELNICFSHSIEDRFKLIADFLERDCRFSSAKGTSPSWDNIRDGSNLTVEIAKVLLLLVYHDMMNDRCTLSMLECDVEREIANLTGSFVMESEGYVYLSNGLDAYLARRHLPVSREIFERSATTSTSNVSTLSSLSDDESPVFHRTQKITFVDMQTVASSSVSKSPLQDIMNTPKFQMRKMQRQMIKERDYRDGLERELASKLALIAQRESHINQLQYRLDKLKEEQGDQEQVIREQINDLETKNNGLQMRLNEMLKQNRDLKSTSSLMERKVDELTEENGVLSSQVRAVCSQLSIFEAEVGRLTETQASAQEEWQSKTSHLQSELTQATAQKELLTEQIQILQGKISCLEDEISKATMEEVGENMGPVMEREMLETEISSLKNELENTFCSLKKAEVEIQAKTHQLAEYQQEITQQKELLKQQKSQTEELIQTKDEMLDKLQKEITEQRAVLQQEIQDLKLQLEQVEQQKTEQMTRLQAHISACVQEVEKLKEIKKEKEDLLIQTEESVKDLETKLSAISSLLVDKDQQINSLKEEVDVLSNETKKVKDEIQAKEETLAKLVLEKSNEQEILQDKIETLTVQVGELNSSLKQAEQEIQHKQELLAKTQQENIQERELLQQQLLTCAEEIQKLNAEIQVRNDQLVVLKNDSSQQSELLEQEIKGLKGQVESLNDSLRKAEEQVQTQLVLLSTQEQESAHQKELLQQQLSSSEDMVRSMKEEIQAKEEQINTLKSQSSEQSELLHQEIGDLKKQVEHLSSSLRSAEETLQSKENLFAKQQLQNTQHMETLQAEMVASQEEVKRLNAEIHAKEEQLAQLKTETSTHSELLQQEIEGLNQQIKSMSNSLEVAKDQVQAKEDLMAKQEQESTLQIEALRKHRVDLEEEVNQLREDIQTKEAEVNMLKVESCKESEVLQSEIQTLKDQVESLSESLKSSTEQVQAKENLLAQKELEISQEKDKFQNMMTTSEEEMQRLRDEVQAKEEQLGALKEEGFIHSDKLQQEIGCLKNQLDTMADCLIKAEEKVQTQQVLLDTQEQESAHQKELLQQELSASEDRIRSMKEGIQAKEEQINMLKNQSSEQSELLHQEIGDLKRQVEHLSSSLRSAEETLQSKENLFAKQQLQDTQHMETLQAEMVASQDEVKRLNAEIHAKEEQLAQLKTETSTHSELLQQEIEGLNQQIKNMSNALEVAKDQVQAKEDLMAKQEQESTLQIEALRKHRAHLEEEVNQLREDIQTKEAEMNMLKVESCKESEVLQSEIQTLKDQVESLSELLKTATEQVQAKENLLAQKELEISQEKDKFENMMTTSEEQMRGLREEIKAKEEQMMLLKTNSSDQSDLLNLEIQSLKQQVETLGSSLRNAEEDLQCKEDLFAQQQQENNQQREALQSLREKVQQVEILQEKIYSREEEIQKLKESQSEKESLLLKAEEKLQILQTELSAVNTLIADKDQGLNTLREEVAAQANLVQKAKVEAEANERILAEIKEESSKQTDALKHEIQDLKGEVKNISVKLLAKEQMLVQTQQESAEQTDLLQQQLISVNANLNQLKETHAADLRLKDTVQELQVATLKENEALVQEKEVLVARIHQAEKDQTALEKQLEAMAFEKERLAQAKKAIEKENTASRKLESALEHELEVLKMEKEKLLQEKGKAEETDMQKRDLQEQLSVKSEAAEHYKAQMEKAVSHYNSKKLLLQESQQEVAELKNSLEVKESEVKTLAMENKLLHRDLEKAQTKEKELLNTVASLKLSFADHNLRVQNKIHGREGSATEACYSDVPNTRLSIQSKVKRTMSSDSLDQSSLEDSLNNTRKLSAPDESSTPLVRSSERLAAKRRGLQAESLETLYFTPINTRQINRTSTENKMELDSARKNPSSSVKRRRTTQVINITMTKKTPGCSEGDETFYSLASARSHPNLSNAHSARPVSMELFNTPARTNSDQLSGFPGYRRSTIHSQTTSTFCVGAENEPDVGPEDWMRIAELQHRNKACLPHLKSSYPVESETGHSGAFIFTDEDVRTGDPSDTIRRASTMPGQLQDSLVSHRQSLMVGQLGAAAGTRSHRLSLMPGQLPSKTVSSSQLRSPKGTKRSSSTLSIYQTSPEKKVKASCFPRPLTPKNKNLNSGSSSSQFLSIPSPAERRQSMAFTIDNTPKNNNYLKKGLNKLRSSTRKSPGKSSKKSPAQTTARKCQENVSSVNSRAGVGRTSRAGSFKSPQVTTKGQRKSPQTTSRAAKSPGLTASARKKPVSVNGENLAGSIKRLIKKEF